The following DNA comes from Caulobacter sp. X.
CGTTCGCCGCTTCGCGCCGGACGAGGACGCCGTGGACGGTCGCCTGAATCGTCGGGGCGCGCGCTGGTTCTTCGACTACGACAACACCGACGACTCCGATGACGAGCCGCTGCACCGCCTTGGCGAGCACCGCTTCGCACTCGGGGAGTATGTCACGGTCACCGACGAGGACGGCCGTCCGCTGACCTACAAGGTGATGGAGGTCGGTCCGGCCCAATAATCCCGTTAGCCGCCCACGTTATGGCGGACGAGGGCCTTCATGTCCTTGAACAGGTCGTGGTCGTCGGTGTCGCGGGTCTTGGCCTTGACGACGGCGACGGCCAGCGGCCCGCCCTTGGGGCCCCGGGCCTCATACCCCGCCAGCCGGAAGCCCTTCGGGGCCTTGTCATTGGCGATGATCAGGGTCGAGCGGACATCGCCGCGGCCGCCCTTCTTGGCGCGGATTTCCGCGCCATTTTCGTTGGAGCGGATGGCGACGTCGCCCTCGCCATGCTCGTCATCGGCGGTGATGTTGACGGTTCCCTGGCCGTCGTCGCCCTTCATACTGACGTTCTTGTTGACCTTCACCTCGGCCGCGCCGCCGTCGCTGTTGATGGTCAGGTGGCCGATCCGGATGTCGGCCGCGTCGTCATGGGCGTCGATCGTGACGCCGGGCAGGTGGATGCTGGCGTGGTTCTTGCCGCCCTTCATGTCGTGAGGCGGCTTCGGCGCGGGCGGCGGCGGAGGCATAACGCCCTTCAGTTCGGCTTCGATCGGCGACAGCGCCGCCTCGGCGTCGCCGCCGTTCAGGCGCACCAGGCGCAGATCGACAGAAGCCGTGGGCGACTCATAGGCGCACGACTGACCGTCGGCCGCGACCGACACGCGGCGTAGCGCGCCCTGCTTTTCCGGACAGTCCAGGCGATCGATGACCCGCAACGGTTCGCGCAGGCTCAGGCGGTGCTCGCGCGGTTCCTCGGCGCGATGGCAGGCCGACAAGGCCGTGGCGCCGGCGCTGATCAGCAGCGCGGCCGCAAGCCATTTGGAATGACGCATAGGTACCCCCGGGACGCTTCCCTTGTTGCGCGGAAGGTGGTCGCCCGCCCGCCGCGCGTCCAGTGAAATCCGAGTAACGCGGATTGCAGCCCTGGGGACGGGATTACTGCCCCGGACGGGCGCCCGAACCCTCGCGACGCGCCAGGAAGGCCAGGCGCTCGAACAGGTGAACGTCCTGCTCGTTCTTCAGCAGGGCGCCGTGCAGGGGCGGGATCAGCTTGGTGGGGTCCTTCTCGCGCAGGACCGTCTCGTCGATGTCCTCGACCAGCAGCAGCTTCAGCCAGTCCAGCAGCTCGGAGGTCGAGGGCTTCTTCTTCAGGCCCGGCACCTTGCGCATGTCGTAGAAGATGCGCAGGGCCTCGGCGACCAGCTTCTGCTTGATGCCCGGGAAATGGACGTCGACGATGGCCTGCATCGTCTCTTCCTCGGGGAAGCGGATGTAGTGGAAGAAGCAGCGGCGCAGGAAGGCGTCCGGCAGCTCTTTTTCGTTGTTCGAGGTGATGATCATCACCGGCCGGACCTTGGCCTTGATGGTCTCGCCGGTCTCGTAGACGAAGAACTCCATGCGATCGAGCTCCTGCAGGAGGTCGTTCGGGAATTCGATGTCGGCCTTGTCGATCTCGTCGATCAGCAGCACCGGGCGGACCTCGCTCTCGAAGGCCTCCCAGAGCTTGCCCTTCTTGATGTAGTTCTTGACGTCCTTGACCCGCTCGTCGCCCAGCTGGCTGTCGCGCAGGCGGGTCACGGCGTCGTATTCGTAGAGGCCTTGCTGGGCCTTGGTCGTCGACTTGATGTGCCAGGTGATCAGCGGCGCGCCCATGGCCTTGGCGACTTCATAGGCCAGCACCGTCTTGCCGGTGCCAGGCTCGCCCTTGATCAGCAGGGGCCGTTCGAGGGCCACCGCGGCGTTCACCGCGACCTTCAGGTCGTCGGTCGCCACGTAGTCGGAAGTGCCTTCAAAGCGCTGGCTCATGCCTATCTCCGCCGGAAACGACTCCGGTTCGAACAGTTGTTCAAATCGAGCCGTTCAAACTACCGGCGCTCGCGCGCTTGGCAAGAGCGTCGATTCACGCCGCCAGCGGCGCGTCCAGATCGCTCGCCGAAAATCCCTTGTCCATCAGGCGCTGACGAACGGTCGGGCGGTGCGCTCGCCATTCCTCGGCCAGAAGTCCCAGACCGACGACGTCCTGCGGCCGACCCTGCTTGACCACGTGGGCGCGGAACAGCGCCTCGCGCTGGAAACCGTTGGCCATGTGCAGCCGCCAGGCGATCTCGTTGAAGGCCAGCACCTCCGACCACAGCTTGCGCAAGCCCATCGGGCCGAAAGCATGGTCGATCAGCTTGAACTCGGCGAAACCGCCGACGCCCAGGCCCTTGGGAGCGTCCTCGGCCAGATAGCGCGCGACGACGGCCCGCCCTTGCGCCTTGTCGATATCCGTCAGGCTGTTCAGCCCGGACGGGACGCCGTCCACCTCGACGATCAGGTCAAGTCGCCGCAAATTGCCAGCCAGGCCGTCGAACCAGCGATCGTGCTCCTCGCGGGAGATCAGGTGGTCGGAATACATGAAGGCCGAAACCGCGGGACTGTTGCGCCACGCCAGCAGGCGGTCGCGATCGCCCTCCGCGACCCGACGAAGGGTGACCTGGACCATTGGCCTAGCCTGGAAAGCGTTCGGTCAGCGCCTGGGCGACTTCGGTCATGACCGGTTCCCAGTCGCTGAAATCCGTCGGCGAGAAGACGCGGGCCTGAGGATACCAGGGATAGCGATGGGTCCCCAGCCTGGTCCAGATGGTCGGCGCGGTCAGCAGCCACAAGGGCGCGCCAGCGGCGCCCGCCAGGTTGGCGGTGGCGTTCGAGAAGCCGATGATCTGGTCGACCGCGCTGCAGAGCGCCGTCACATCGTCGAGATCCTTCTTCAGGTCGATGCCCGGCGGCTGCCAGATGTCGACGCCGAACTCGGCCTTGGCGAAGGCGATCTCTTCCTCGCAGTCGCCGTACTGGAGATTGACGAAGGTGACGCCGGGCGTCTGGAGCACCTGGCGCCAGGTCTCGAACGGCGAGAACTGGCGACCGCGCTCGGCGCTCAGTTTCAAGCTCTTCCAAAGCAGTCCGACCTTGGGCTTGGCGCTGACCTTGGCCAGCTCGCCCTTCCAGTAGGCGACCCGATCCGGATCGGCCTGGACATAGTGCGGACGGGTAGGGAAGGCGTCAATCGACCCGCGCAGCGGCGCCAGGAAATCCCCGATCGCGGCCCAATAGTCGAAACGACTCCAGTCCTCGATTTCCGGCACGCTGCGATAGTTCCGACCCGCATAGCCCGTCGTCTGGTGTCGCGTGACCTCGATGGTCGGGTAGGAGCGCTGGAACAGGGTTATCAGGCGCCGCTCGACCGCGAGGGTCAGGGATCCCGTTGGTCCGATGGCCTTGAGAATGTCCTCCAGCATGTTGGCGAACATCACCTCGTCGCCCAGCCCCTGTTCGGTGACGAGCATCAGCGACTTGCCCTTCAGATCCTGGCCCGACCATCGCGTTCCCGGAATCTGGAAGAGCGGCGCGTCGATCATCTCGGGCGAGAAGCGTTCCTCATAAGCTTCCCAGCCCTCAGCCAGGCGGCCCAGGCTCAGCAGGATCATGGCGCGGGCGAAGCGCATGACCGAAATGTCGTGGCTCGAGGTGGGGCGCTTCAGAGCTTCGTCGCAATCGGCCAACGCTCCCTCGGCGTCGCCGAGGTCGAGCCTGGCGAAGGCGCGGTTGTGCCAGGCCTTTCCAAAGGCGGGATCCAACCGCAGGGCCTCGTCGAAGAACACCATCGACCCCGCGGCGTCCGACATGTTGCACAGCACCGTGCCCAGCGTGTTCCACAGAAGAGCGCTGGTCGGATGAGCGTTGATGGCGACCTTGAGCACGTCGATCGCCTCGCTCTCGCGGTTAAGCTCCCGCAGGGCGCAGGCCAGATTGTTGGCGCCTTCGATATCGTCGGGCCGCGCCTGGCAGTAGTGCGCGAAGAACTGGGCCGCCAGGTCGGGGAGGTCCATTCTGTAGGCGAGGCGACCGAGATCGCCGGCGACCGGGCCGTGATCGGGAAGAAGCGCCAGAGCGGCTTCATAGGCCTGGAGAGACGATGCGAAGTCGCTGGTCTTCTCGCGCGCGATGCCCACGATGTGCCAGGCCAATCCGAGGCGATCGTCCTTGGCCAGCAGCTTGAGCGCCACCTTTTCCGCGGTTTGGTAGTCCTGCAGCTGGATCGCCTTGATGGCTTTCGCGAGGGCCTTGGCGTTCTCGGCGTTCTTAAGATCCTGGGCGGCGCGTCTGAGTCTCTCCAGGGCCTCGGCGGACGCCGAATCACCGACGGTTTCCGAGAACGCCCGAGCCGGGCCGGGAGCGATGGCGCCCAGATCCGGCCTAGCCAATACGCTGGCGGAGTTTTCAAGAGCGTTCTTGCGGGACATCGGACTGCGACCTCGGCTGGCGTATTAACCATTCTGTCGACGCATGAATTAACTCATTGCTAAGCCGCGTCAGAGCGTCGCGCCAGGGGCGCGGGACGCTTACTGGCGTGGGGTGTGCGCTTCAGTGGGCGTTCGCGCTTGAGGGGCTTGTGTGCTTAATTGAAAGCTAATCGCGCCGGATGACCGCATCGCTGGCAACACGGCGTTAACCGATGTCGTCCTAGCTTCCCACGAGAGCCGCTGATTGGCGGCGTCGGGCTTGGCGCATCAACTAAGGAGCGGCGTTACGTGCCTCTGAAGCTGTCGCTGAAGCCTGGCGAGAAATTCGTTCTGAATGGCGCCGTGGTCCAGAATGGAGATCGGCGTGGCGTTCTGGTTCTCCAGAACAAGGCGTCCGTCCTTCGCGAGAAGGACATCATGCAACCCGATGAGGTCAAGACGCCGGCGCGCCGGATCTACTTCCCGGTGATGATGATGTACCTCGACGAAAGCGCCGCCGAGAAGTTTTATGAAGAGTTCGCCGCGCGCTTGAACGAGTTCATGGGTGTGGTCCGAAATCCAGCCGTGCTACAAGATTGCATCTCTATCTCGAAGCACGTGATGGCGCGCGAGTACTACAAGGCTCTCATGTTGAGCCGTAAGTTGATTGAATACGAAGACGAGAGGTTGGGGCATGTCTCTTCGGGCGTATCAGCAGGCGGCGACGCGGGCTGAGAATCCCCGTGAAATGGAGTACCGCCTGTTTGGGCAGGTGACGCGAGCCTTGCTGGACGCGTCGCAAGCCCCGGCGGACGACTTCGCCACGCGGATCGACGCACTGGATTGGAATCGCAAGGTCTGGTCGGCCTTGGCGACCGATTGCTCCTTGCCTGACAATCAGCTTCCGATGGAGCTGCGCGCCGGCATTATTTCGCTCAGCCTCTGGGTCAGCCGCCACTCCAGCGCCGTGATGCGCAAGGAGGAGGATTTCGAGCCGCTGATCGAGGTCAATCGCATGATCATGCAGGGGCTCGCCGGGCGCGCCGACGCCGCCTGATTCTTAGCGCCGCGCAAGACTGAACGTCTTGCCTACATCCTTCGGAAAAAGCTGCCGCCCGGCGAATCTTGCATTCGCCGGGCGGTGTCGTTTTGGGCTCTGCGCATGCCCAGAACATCGTAAAATCAATACCTTATAGAATTTCCGCGGCGGGGCTCGAAATGGCCCGCCGCTTGCGATGGTTCGCGCGGGCAAAACGCCCGCCCGGCAATAGGCCGGATAAATCCGACCAAAACGGTAGGTATCAATGCTGAACTCGATCAACACCAATCCGGGTGCGCTCATCGCGCTCCAAAATCTGAACGCCACTAACACGGAGCTCGCAACCACACAGAGCCGTATCAACACCGGCAAGAAGATCGCGAACGCCAAGGACAACGGCGCGATCTGGTCGATGGCCAAGATGCAGAGCGCGAGCTCGTCTTCGTTGAACGCCGTGAAGGATTCGCTCCAACGCGGTCAGTCGACGATTGATGTTGCTCTCGCGGCAGGCGACACCATCACCGATCTGCTCACGAAGATGAAGGAAAAGGCCCTGGCCGCTTCCGACACTTCGCTGAACACCGCGTCGTTCAACGCCCTGCTGACCGACTTCACGTCCCTGCGCGACCAGATCACCAAGGCCGTGCAAAACGCGAAGTTCAACGGGGTGAGCCTCGTGGACGCCGTCACCAACAAGCTCGTCTTCCTGGCTAACGCCGACGGGGGCAGCTTCACGGTGAATGCTCAAGACCTGACTCTCGCGGGTCTGGGCATCGCTGGCGCGACCTTCACCGACGCCGCCTCGGCTTCGGCCATGATCGGCGACATGACTGACGCGTTGCAGACCGCGACGAACAAGTTGTCCGCTCTGGGTACGTCTTCGACGGGCCTGGACACGCACCTGACCTTTATCGGGAAGCTGCAGGACAGCCTGGACGCCGGTGTCGGCAACCTGGTCGATGCGGATCTGGCGAAGGAAAGCGCCAAGCTGCAGTCGCTGCAAACCAAGCAGCAACTGGGGGTTCAAGCGCTCTCGATCGCCAACCAAAGCCCGCAGACGATCCTGTCGCTGTTCAAGGGGTGATCTCCGATACGCCGGACGGCCGTCAAAAGCCGTCCGGCGCCTCTTTTCTGCTGGGTGCGCAAAGAGTGCCCGGCAATAATTGCCCATGTCGAAAGGCTCTCGGCAGAAATTGCCGGGAGCCTTCGTCGTTAATGCATGTATAACGCAAATATTTCAGTGATTTAGCTATCGGCTTCTGCCCGGCACTTTTGGCCCGGCAATTGCTACATACCTTTTCGAGCAAAATGCTCCCGGCAGCCAAAATGGCGTCGGACACCTTGAAAAGGAACTCTTCGTATGCCGCTGAATAGCATCAATACGAACGCCGGCGCTCTGATCGCCCTGCAAAACCTGAACACCACCAACTCGGAACTCGGTGTTGTCCAGCAGCGCATCAACACCGGTAAGAAGGTCGGCACCGCCAAGGACAACGGCGCCATCTGGGCCATGGCCAAGAACCAATCGGCCACCGCCTCGTCGCTGAACTCGGTCAAGGACTCGCTGCAACGCGGTCAGTCCACCATCGACGTGGCCCTGGCCGCCGGCGACGCCATCACCGACCTGCTCGGCAAGATGAAGGAAAAGGTTCTCGCCGCTTCCGACACCTCGCTGAACACGGCCTCGTTCAACGCGCTGCAAGCCGACTTCGTCTCGCTTCGCGACCAAATCACGAAGGCCGCGACCAACGCCAAGTTCAACGGCGCCAGCGTCGCTGACAGCACCACCCAGAAGCTGTCGTTCCTGGCCAACACCGACGGTTCGCAGTTCACGGTCAACGTGCAAGACCTGACCCTGACGGGCCTCGGTCTGTCGGGCACGTTCACCTTCACCACCGCGGCTGACGCCAAGACCAAGCTGGCCGACCTCGACAAGGCCATCGGCACCGCGACCAACAAGCTGGCGGCCCTGGGCACCAGCTCGACCGGTCTCGACACCCACCTGACCTTCGTTGGCAAGCTGCAAGACAGCCTGGAAGCCGGCGTTGGCAACCTGGTGGACGCCGACCTGGCCAAGGAAAGCGCCAAGCTGCAGTCGCTGCAAACCAAGCAACAGCTTGGCGTGCAAGCGCTGTCGATCGCGAACCAATCTACGTCGTCGATCCTGAGCCTGTTCCGTTAAGGAGCGGGAAGGGGGCGGGCTCGCGTGAGCCCGCCTCCATCTTTTCCGAGGACCGAGGGTAGGGAGAGAAAAGAGAGGAGGGCCGACCCGCAAGTCGGCTGACAGATATATGGAACCCAAAGCCGCTTTGTCGGCGATCAGAGATTTCATCGCCCCCGTGAACGCCCCGGAGCCATCCGAGGGCGTAAGAGCCGTTCAAGGTCAGCTCAAGGCCGCGTTCGGGCAGCCGCAGCCGGTCGACGGCGCGCAGGCCGCGCCCGCCGCCGAGGCCAAGCCCGAGGCTCCGGTCGACAAGGGCCCCCAGCCTGGCGACCTGAGACTGGTGATCGAGCACAACGACGACACCGGCGACTATGTCTATAAGACCGTCGACCGTCGGACGGGCGAGACGCTGCAGCAGTTTCCCCGCGAGGAGATCCTGAAGCTGCGCGAAGCCTCGCGCTATCACTCTGGCGACGTTTACGACGGCAAGGCCTGAGAGACGGCGAAGGCCGTAGCGAAGGCGGACTGCGACGGCCTGTCGCGGGTCTTAACGAGCATGGTTTATAAGCGTTAACCATGTTCTTACTTTCTGAGCCCAACCTCGGCGGCGATTAGATCGCACGCCGAATCGCGCGCGATCGCAACCACGGCAAAATCGCCGATCGGAGGCCGCGCATGACGCTGAGCGTCAACACGAACCAGCCCGCGCTGATCGCGCTGCAGAACTTGAACCGCACCAACGACGACATGCAGTCGGTGCAGACCAAGATCAACACGGGCCTGTCCATCTCGACCGCCAAGGACAACGCCGCCATCTGGTCGATCGCCCAGGAGCAGCGCGCCGACATGAGCGCGCTTGGGGCGGTCAAGATGAGCCTGGACCGCGCGACCTCCATCGCCGACGTGGCCCTGGCCGCGGGCGAGTCGGTCTCGGACCTGCTCAAGCTGATGCGCGAGAAGGTGGTGGCGGCCAAGGACACCTCGCTGACCACGACCTCGCGGGAGTCCCTGAACGCTGACTTCCAGGGGATCCTCAAGAACCTCACCCAGGTCATCAGCAGCGCCGTCTTCGACGGGGCGAACCTGCTCGACGGCAGCCAGACGGCGGACATGACCTTCCTGGCC
Coding sequences within:
- a CDS encoding tetratricopeptide repeat protein codes for the protein MSRKNALENSASVLARPDLGAIAPGPARAFSETVGDSASAEALERLRRAAQDLKNAENAKALAKAIKAIQLQDYQTAEKVALKLLAKDDRLGLAWHIVGIAREKTSDFASSLQAYEAALALLPDHGPVAGDLGRLAYRMDLPDLAAQFFAHYCQARPDDIEGANNLACALRELNRESEAIDVLKVAINAHPTSALLWNTLGTVLCNMSDAAGSMVFFDEALRLDPAFGKAWHNRAFARLDLGDAEGALADCDEALKRPTSSHDISVMRFARAMILLSLGRLAEGWEAYEERFSPEMIDAPLFQIPGTRWSGQDLKGKSLMLVTEQGLGDEVMFANMLEDILKAIGPTGSLTLAVERRLITLFQRSYPTIEVTRHQTTGYAGRNYRSVPEIEDWSRFDYWAAIGDFLAPLRGSIDAFPTRPHYVQADPDRVAYWKGELAKVSAKPKVGLLWKSLKLSAERGRQFSPFETWRQVLQTPGVTFVNLQYGDCEEEIAFAKAEFGVDIWQPPGIDLKKDLDDVTALCSAVDQIIGFSNATANLAGAAGAPLWLLTAPTIWTRLGTHRYPWYPQARVFSPTDFSDWEPVMTEVAQALTERFPG
- a CDS encoding flagellar protein FlaG, coding for MEPKAALSAIRDFIAPVNAPEPSEGVRAVQGQLKAAFGQPQPVDGAQAAPAAEAKPEAPVDKGPQPGDLRLVIEHNDDTGDYVYKTVDRRTGETLQQFPREEILKLREASRYHSGDVYDGKA
- a CDS encoding MoxR family ATPase, giving the protein MSQRFEGTSDYVATDDLKVAVNAAVALERPLLIKGEPGTGKTVLAYEVAKAMGAPLITWHIKSTTKAQQGLYEYDAVTRLRDSQLGDERVKDVKNYIKKGKLWEAFESEVRPVLLIDEIDKADIEFPNDLLQELDRMEFFVYETGETIKAKVRPVMIITSNNEKELPDAFLRRCFFHYIRFPEEETMQAIVDVHFPGIKQKLVAEALRIFYDMRKVPGLKKKPSTSELLDWLKLLLVEDIDETVLREKDPTKLIPPLHGALLKNEQDVHLFERLAFLARREGSGARPGQ
- a CDS encoding flagellin; this translates as MLNSINTNPGALIALQNLNATNTELATTQSRINTGKKIANAKDNGAIWSMAKMQSASSSSLNAVKDSLQRGQSTIDVALAAGDTITDLLTKMKEKALAASDTSLNTASFNALLTDFTSLRDQITKAVQNAKFNGVSLVDAVTNKLVFLANADGGSFTVNAQDLTLAGLGIAGATFTDAASASAMIGDMTDALQTATNKLSALGTSSTGLDTHLTFIGKLQDSLDAGVGNLVDADLAKESAKLQSLQTKQQLGVQALSIANQSPQTILSLFKG
- the flaF gene encoding flagellar biosynthesis regulator FlaF — its product is MSLRAYQQAATRAENPREMEYRLFGQVTRALLDASQAPADDFATRIDALDWNRKVWSALATDCSLPDNQLPMELRAGIISLSLWVSRHSSAVMRKEEDFEPLIEVNRMIMQGLAGRADAA
- the flbT gene encoding flagellar biosynthesis repressor FlbT, giving the protein MPLKLSLKPGEKFVLNGAVVQNGDRRGVLVLQNKASVLREKDIMQPDEVKTPARRIYFPVMMMYLDESAAEKFYEEFAARLNEFMGVVRNPAVLQDCISISKHVMAREYYKALMLSRKLIEYEDERLGHVSSGVSAGGDAG
- the pseH gene encoding UDP-4-amino-4,6-dideoxy-N-acetyl-beta-L-altrosamine N-acetyltransferase; the encoded protein is MVQVTLRRVAEGDRDRLLAWRNSPAVSAFMYSDHLISREEHDRWFDGLAGNLRRLDLIVEVDGVPSGLNSLTDIDKAQGRAVVARYLAEDAPKGLGVGGFAEFKLIDHAFGPMGLRKLWSEVLAFNEIAWRLHMANGFQREALFRAHVVKQGRPQDVVGLGLLAEEWRAHRPTVRQRLMDKGFSASDLDAPLAA
- a CDS encoding flagellin, whose translation is MTLSVNTNQPALIALQNLNRTNDDMQSVQTKINTGLSISTAKDNAAIWSIAQEQRADMSALGAVKMSLDRATSIADVALAAGESVSDLLKLMREKVVAAKDTSLTTTSRESLNADFQGILKNLTQVISSAVFDGANLLDGSQTADMTFLADADAAQAITLSLQNLTLGGTINTLQPTDDILTPANATAVLTRLDATMSAVNQAVGNIGTQAKQIDAHSTFVGRLNDVLETGVGNLVDADLAKESARLQALQVKQQLGAQALSIANGAPQIILSLFKGQ
- a CDS encoding flagellin, yielding MPLNSINTNAGALIALQNLNTTNSELGVVQQRINTGKKVGTAKDNGAIWAMAKNQSATASSLNSVKDSLQRGQSTIDVALAAGDAITDLLGKMKEKVLAASDTSLNTASFNALQADFVSLRDQITKAATNAKFNGASVADSTTQKLSFLANTDGSQFTVNVQDLTLTGLGLSGTFTFTTAADAKTKLADLDKAIGTATNKLAALGTSSTGLDTHLTFVGKLQDSLEAGVGNLVDADLAKESAKLQSLQTKQQLGVQALSIANQSTSSILSLFR